In one Lachnospiraceae bacterium GAM79 genomic region, the following are encoded:
- a CDS encoding leucine-rich repeat protein, whose amino-acid sequence MKQKIKFVKRFMSVVVAATMVFAMVTGIGDFFPNIKSEAAARQTLYICDIKSGGFSANYAGYTRLSIDRNAGNVNRGCGKGSNDYIWVKTTTDPAQAYTRIWSVWQNNSGTSSSLDGYSVERKTGDLNDGVGSKSGYIYVYATKDRNAGDPISSLGIWNTDDRKLQYAGGNSGSGLTSEYQQEVDSNWNKIDGDLNKNAGGAYIYLYCKRAPYVIPNDIRITFDGEYHRGYVESKTSGVSISYDNTGMYQVGSNTTKYAVSKSGMETAYGTFTNTIADPYGYDKYTKLEDGLWLGVKSTAETATKDDYSYSETDGLTIKSDKEMILFGTKSGKVMKGQIKAAGDIDVNLAIRSLTITRNTQGAAITVNPAEGKTVTITAYGTNNLTSSGAYAAIQKNGSGKLVLTSTTKGTINATAGNNATYGAAGIGGGTDKTLKVVSNIEINGNVIIKARGSQPSNESYAAYGAAGIGSQYNMPVDGIRISENADVTAIGANGAAGIGSGANADAANIEIAGGIVNATAGSGTIGSKNIGGAGIGSGAYINDEAKLASGITISGGTVIATGGDGGAGIGSGSDVEATEIKVTGGVVKKATGGTDAAGVGSGANAKVSYIMISGGTVTAVGGANGAGIGSGLAGAASDIYISGNVAVTVTAGTDGAGIGSGKNASVDNINIYLEYAGNLTVDGTENGAGIGSGATDTVSEATNINISNTGFISIRARGNGAGIGAGLNSETRDINIIGEVVETKGKLIVIAANGPAIGAYAGDVKNVNVLTDATVNLSAENGIAVGALNGSSASDITIIGDNICGAKAEDVPVLGTVSNSVLFVGKTYEVYGTATIRKSTHIKAGTTLELPSSSKLIIPKDVELVVDPQHDDVLPGALVWAADSDAQLIINGTLTVKGTMAMDSEYGIIVLNGSLNLEENANIYGKFFMNGKYTGNGVITKGKNQTPEEGEIAVYLELNIDDGVTYNAKGNLAENQLIIDESSLEDTTTGTYAINNIVAHDGFQITDILLDGKSIINDSSYVTKNQETGEYNVVLSVSEYRGETIKFAVKAKSTVESISIERFPNKTAFAKGAEFDLNGLKVVKTYKNKKTAPVDIDKELKVTGYDMNSVSAQTVTLQYIADDRYSDDITASYEITVFDFAGLNQGKTTLTAGGESFVATDVDNAEHVVKFALDKNVGDISALKDKIRLQVQGFTNSVGQIDFVSSEVVGQNAVEATYVADIYVDKAKTVVIQYTIVITQPTLYYDLAEAAVAVNGEYTYDGTQQTPDKENIEVTIDGAVVPDDQYTVEYGENVNAGTGRLTIKGDGIHTTNSKEETFTIAKAKLTDIDALVRSNEFTVQNDVKHELQIEFGEIKGLAADEYTVSYKKISDQSNIVANVSNGVITTAYDTSYSKAGTAEIAVNVTIKDSAVNYYADSELSHSVNVTLTKYVKGTNITITSDSDDFAWDASAGEYKVTLYKGEKIWIDAKLNDGSTDVIDYKVAEGGEEVAACDGITISALGKGSTIITASTGKGATTKRIAVTVLPTTRLELTGTETYEKVFGDSAFTLDVALKDAALESKLSALRYVSADPEVAAVDETGKVTITGCGETTITVTSYTEERAYTSDEYVVIIKVKAPHTKHIKDNGTRVEPTCEKNGSITYRCTECNEIVDTEELKATGHRWDEGQVTTQPTTKTEGVKTYTCSVCKKTKTESIAKLQEPTPVEPAPANPTPVTPTTPEKPTVKPIKKGDVVSDDSKAAKVQVISTSKKTVAYKAPVNKKAKTVSIPATVKIRGKKYKVTQIAEGAFKNNKKVTKVTIGSNVSKISKNAFNGAIKLKTVTMGQNVTEIGAYAFKGCKALTGITLPAKTTKIGDQAFSVCKKLKTITIKSSKITSKKLSKNAFKGITKVTTIKVPKKKVSSYQKLFKSKGLSSKVKVTK is encoded by the coding sequence TTGAAACAGAAAATTAAATTTGTGAAGCGTTTCATGTCAGTGGTAGTGGCTGCAACTATGGTGTTTGCAATGGTTACAGGCATTGGTGACTTTTTTCCGAATATAAAATCGGAAGCGGCAGCACGCCAGACGCTGTATATCTGTGATATTAAATCCGGGGGATTTAGTGCCAATTATGCAGGATATACAAGACTGTCTATTGATAGAAATGCGGGAAATGTAAACAGGGGATGTGGAAAAGGATCCAATGATTATATCTGGGTAAAGACGACCACAGATCCGGCACAGGCATATACAAGGATATGGTCTGTATGGCAGAATAATTCAGGTACATCAAGCAGTCTTGACGGATATAGCGTTGAGAGAAAGACGGGTGACCTGAATGATGGTGTAGGTTCAAAGTCCGGTTATATCTACGTCTATGCAACAAAGGACAGAAATGCAGGAGATCCAATCTCATCACTTGGTATCTGGAATACCGATGATAGAAAGCTGCAGTATGCCGGAGGAAACTCAGGAAGCGGTCTTACAAGTGAATATCAGCAGGAGGTTGACAGCAACTGGAACAAGATTGATGGAGATCTCAATAAAAATGCCGGAGGTGCATATATTTATCTTTATTGTAAGAGAGCACCTTATGTGATTCCAAATGATATAAGGATTACTTTTGATGGTGAATATCATAGGGGATATGTAGAGTCAAAGACATCCGGCGTATCGATCTCATATGATAATACCGGTATGTATCAGGTAGGAAGTAATACTACAAAATATGCGGTGTCAAAATCCGGTATGGAGACAGCATATGGTACATTTACAAATACGATCGCTGATCCATATGGCTATGACAAATACACGAAGCTGGAGGATGGACTCTGGCTTGGAGTAAAGAGCACAGCGGAAACAGCAACAAAAGATGACTATTCTTATTCGGAGACAGATGGACTTACGATCAAATCTGATAAGGAGATGATCCTGTTCGGAACAAAATCCGGTAAGGTTATGAAGGGTCAGATCAAGGCAGCAGGGGATATTGATGTGAATCTTGCGATCCGTAGTCTGACGATCACACGGAATACTCAGGGGGCAGCGATCACAGTAAATCCGGCAGAGGGTAAGACCGTGACGATCACTGCTTACGGAACAAACAATCTGACATCATCGGGAGCTTATGCAGCGATCCAGAAGAATGGAAGCGGTAAGCTGGTACTGACTTCTACGACGAAAGGTACTATAAATGCAACTGCCGGTAACAATGCGACATATGGAGCAGCCGGTATCGGTGGTGGTACAGACAAAACCTTAAAGGTTGTTTCAAATATTGAGATAAATGGAAATGTAATTATAAAAGCAAGGGGATCACAGCCATCAAATGAAAGCTATGCAGCATATGGAGCAGCCGGTATCGGTTCTCAGTACAATATGCCGGTTGATGGCATCCGGATCTCAGAAAATGCAGACGTAACAGCAATTGGTGCAAACGGAGCAGCCGGTATCGGTTCCGGTGCAAATGCTGATGCTGCCAATATCGAGATTGCAGGCGGAATCGTAAATGCAACAGCGGGAAGTGGAACGATCGGTTCTAAAAATATTGGCGGAGCCGGTATTGGTTCCGGTGCTTACATAAATGATGAAGCAAAGCTTGCTTCCGGTATTACCATTTCAGGAGGAACTGTAATAGCGACCGGTGGAGACGGCGGAGCAGGTATCGGTTCCGGATCTGATGTAGAAGCAACAGAGATTAAGGTAACAGGCGGTGTTGTAAAAAAAGCAACAGGCGGCACAGATGCAGCTGGTGTTGGCTCGGGAGCAAATGCAAAGGTATCGTATATTATGATATCAGGTGGAACTGTAACAGCAGTTGGTGGAGCAAATGGAGCCGGTATCGGTTCCGGTCTGGCAGGTGCAGCCTCCGATATTTACATTTCAGGAAATGTAGCTGTAACGGTAACAGCAGGAACAGACGGAGCCGGTATCGGTTCCGGTAAGAATGCATCCGTTGATAATATCAATATTTATTTAGAGTATGCAGGAAATCTGACTGTCGATGGTACAGAAAACGGAGCTGGTATTGGTTCCGGAGCAACAGATACTGTATCAGAGGCAACAAATATTAATATTTCAAATACAGGTTTTATTAGTATCAGAGCAAGAGGAAATGGAGCCGGTATCGGAGCCGGTCTGAATTCAGAGACAAGGGATATTAATATTATCGGCGAGGTCGTTGAGACAAAAGGAAAGCTTATAGTTATTGCTGCAAATGGTCCGGCAATCGGTGCTTATGCAGGAGATGTTAAGAACGTAAATGTCTTAACAGATGCAACAGTTAACCTCAGTGCTGAAAATGGTATTGCAGTAGGAGCACTGAATGGCTCATCTGCTTCTGATATTACAATTATCGGTGATAATATCTGTGGAGCAAAGGCAGAGGATGTTCCTGTTCTGGGAACTGTTTCTAACTCTGTTCTGTTCGTAGGAAAGACATATGAGGTTTATGGAACAGCAACCATTCGCAAGAGTACACATATTAAAGCAGGAACAACATTAGAATTACCGTCATCATCCAAGCTGATCATTCCTAAGGACGTTGAACTTGTAGTTGATCCACAGCATGATGATGTACTTCCGGGTGCGCTTGTCTGGGCAGCTGACAGTGATGCACAGTTGATCATCAATGGTACTTTAACAGTTAAGGGAACAATGGCGATGGATTCCGAATATGGTATCATTGTATTGAACGGTTCTCTTAATCTGGAAGAAAATGCTAATATTTACGGTAAGTTCTTTATGAATGGTAAATATACCGGAAATGGTGTTATCACAAAGGGAAAGAATCAGACTCCGGAGGAAGGGGAGATTGCAGTATACCTTGAACTGAATATTGATGATGGTGTAACCTACAATGCAAAGGGAAATCTTGCAGAGAACCAGTTGATCATTGATGAGTCCAGTCTGGAGGATACTACTACCGGTACATATGCAATTAATAACATTGTTGCACATGACGGATTCCAGATCACAGATATCCTGTTGGATGGCAAGTCCATTATAAATGACAGCAGTTATGTTACAAAGAATCAGGAAACAGGAGAGTACAATGTAGTATTATCGGTATCTGAATATCGTGGTGAGACGATAAAATTTGCAGTTAAAGCAAAATCAACCGTAGAATCGATCAGCATCGAACGTTTCCCAAATAAGACAGCATTTGCCAAAGGGGCAGAGTTTGATCTGAATGGTCTGAAGGTAGTAAAGACATATAAGAATAAGAAGACTGCACCGGTTGATATTGATAAGGAGCTGAAGGTTACAGGCTATGATATGAACAGCGTTTCTGCACAGACGGTAACACTTCAGTATATTGCAGATGACAGATACAGTGATGATATTACAGCATCCTATGAGATAACTGTATTTGATTTTGCAGGCTTAAATCAGGGAAAGACCACGCTTACTGCGGGCGGCGAATCATTTGTTGCTACAGATGTAGATAATGCGGAGCATGTTGTTAAGTTTGCATTAGATAAGAATGTCGGTGATATCTCAGCACTGAAGGATAAGATCCGTCTTCAGGTACAGGGATTTACCAATTCAGTTGGTCAGATTGATTTTGTATCAAGTGAAGTAGTCGGACAGAATGCGGTTGAGGCAACATATGTAGCAGATATATATGTAGATAAAGCGAAAACAGTAGTGATTCAGTATACAATAGTGATCACACAGCCAACTTTATACTATGATCTTGCAGAGGCAGCAGTAGCAGTAAATGGCGAATATACCTATGATGGAACACAGCAGACACCGGATAAGGAAAATATCGAAGTTACAATCGATGGCGCAGTTGTTCCGGACGATCAGTATACGGTAGAGTATGGCGAGAATGTGAATGCCGGTACCGGTAGACTTACGATCAAGGGTGATGGTATTCATACTACAAACAGTAAGGAAGAAACATTTACAATTGCAAAAGCGAAGCTTACGGATATTGATGCACTTGTAAGATCAAATGAATTTACAGTTCAGAATGATGTAAAGCATGAGCTTCAGATAGAATTTGGCGAGATCAAGGGCCTTGCAGCAGATGAATATACTGTATCTTATAAGAAGATATCCGATCAGTCAAATATCGTGGCAAATGTATCAAACGGAGTTATCACGACTGCTTATGATACATCCTATTCAAAGGCAGGAACAGCAGAAATCGCTGTTAATGTAACAATTAAGGATAGTGCAGTAAACTACTATGCAGATTCTGAATTATCACATTCCGTAAATGTTACATTAACAAAGTATGTAAAGGGAACTAATATTACGATCACTTCCGATTCTGATGATTTTGCGTGGGATGCATCAGCCGGTGAATATAAGGTGACGCTTTATAAGGGCGAGAAGATCTGGATCGATGCCAAACTTAACGATGGATCAACAGATGTTATTGACTATAAGGTTGCAGAAGGCGGCGAAGAGGTAGCTGCTTGTGATGGAATTACCATTTCTGCGTTAGGCAAGGGATCGACCATTATCACTGCAAGTACAGGTAAGGGCGCTACAACAAAGAGGATTGCGGTAACGGTTCTTCCGACTACCAGACTTGAATTAACCGGTACGGAGACTTATGAGAAGGTATTTGGCGATAGCGCATTTACACTGGATGTGGCTTTGAAGGATGCAGCGCTTGAATCCAAGCTCTCTGCATTACGGTATGTTTCGGCTGATCCGGAGGTTGCTGCTGTAGATGAGACCGGTAAAGTTACTATAACGGGATGCGGTGAGACTACAATTACAGTAACATCCTATACAGAAGAAAGAGCATATACATCTGACGAATATGTGGTAATAATCAAGGTTAAGGCACCACATACGAAACATATCAAAGATAATGGAACAAGAGTTGAGCCAACCTGTGAGAAAAATGGTTCTATCACATATAGATGTACCGAGTGTAATGAGATTGTGGATACAGAAGAACTGAAGGCAACCGGACATAGATGGGATGAAGGACAGGTTACGACACAGCCGACTACAAAGACAGAGGGTGTAAAGACATATACTTGCAGCGTCTGCAAAAAGACAAAGACAGAGTCGATTGCAAAGCTTCAGGAGCCGACACCGGTAGAACCGGCACCGGCGAATCCAACACCGGTGACCCCAACGACACCGGAAAAACCGACAGTAAAACCGATCAAGAAGGGGGATGTGGTTTCTGATGACAGTAAAGCTGCAAAGGTTCAGGTTATAAGCACATCCAAGAAAACAGTTGCATATAAAGCACCTGTAAATAAAAAGGCTAAGACTGTCAGCATTCCGGCAACCGTGAAGATCAGAGGTAAGAAATACAAAGTAACACAGATCGCAGAGGGTGCTTTCAAGAATAATAAGAAGGTAACAAAGGTTACAATCGGAAGCAATGTTAGTAAGATTTCCAAGAATGCTTTCAATGGAGCGATAAAACTTAAAACCGTTACTATGGGACAGAACGTAACGGAGATCGGAGCATATGCATTTAAGGGCTGCAAAGCTCTTACCGGTATTACGCTTCCGGCGAAGACAACGAAGATTGGTGATCAGGCATTTAGCGTATGCAAGAAGCTGAAGACAATTACGATCAAATCTTCAAAGATCACATCCAAGAAGCTTTCCAAGAATGCATTTAAGGGCATCACAAAGGTTACTACAATTAAAGTACCGAAGAAGAAGGTTTCTTCTTATCAGAAGTTGTTTAAGAGTAAAGGCTTATCTTCCAAGGTTAAGGTAACAAAATAA
- a CDS encoding RNA polymerase sigma factor: MICKTCGNDLQGNEYNCPFCGAAVDYTEAVEQAKAGKEEGFSYLYEMTYRNKLYIAMKYMKNEDEAMDVLHDSYVKAFERLSSLQDANSFPGWLSTIVANTARNTLRDRHTVNFSDMQREDQDGEAFEYSIADENMTAQPEMACTTKETQEMVQELIGSLSDEQRMCVLMFHIEGYSIKDIATVLGCSENTVKSRLNYGRKNIKAKAEELQKKGYKLYSYTPMALLTYLLMAERGTMLVAGTFDKLAGVGSVVGAGLIHGGAAGALSAAGSTVTAGGTGVAGAAGSAAGTGAAAGGKTAAATAAKQTFLKTVAGKITMAAAGVAVAGGAAGVTIYNHNKNTWQDAYTEIIKEYRQEIENYSWQTSQVRENEPTLVGESRAITVADIMGDDTPELIFAAQDESDPNKADLHIYTYIDNEAIQVYSGELDTRSDENRDKWGSEGTPYVLVCTREVSENGCRMYILCSDGQSDNTEIGVIDKMIEFDVATSRGDSLQPIVWTCHAEQVGDEETVPVAERDGISVAWEEYQTKRDEIYQEVDSEVLKNMAATAPYGIYDQLADINRDSSGNITADRNLGGVSDGCEMSYAGALKYFKESK; encoded by the coding sequence ATGATTTGCAAAACATGTGGGAATGATCTGCAGGGAAATGAATATAACTGTCCGTTCTGTGGGGCGGCAGTCGATTATACAGAGGCGGTGGAGCAGGCAAAAGCCGGAAAGGAAGAAGGCTTTTCCTATCTGTATGAGATGACATATCGGAATAAACTGTATATTGCGATGAAATACATGAAGAATGAAGATGAAGCAATGGATGTTCTCCATGATTCTTATGTGAAAGCATTTGAACGGCTTTCCAGTCTTCAGGATGCAAATTCATTTCCGGGATGGCTCAGTACCATTGTTGCAAATACCGCAAGGAATACATTGAGAGATCGCCATACAGTGAATTTTTCGGATATGCAGAGAGAAGATCAGGATGGGGAGGCATTTGAATATTCGATTGCAGATGAGAACATGACAGCCCAGCCTGAGATGGCATGTACAACGAAAGAAACGCAGGAAATGGTACAGGAGCTGATTGGATCATTGTCTGATGAACAGAGAATGTGTGTGCTGATGTTTCATATTGAAGGATACAGCATAAAAGATATTGCGACAGTTCTTGGATGTTCAGAGAATACAGTAAAGTCCAGATTGAATTATGGACGTAAGAATATCAAGGCAAAGGCAGAGGAGCTTCAGAAGAAGGGCTACAAGCTGTACAGCTACACACCTATGGCACTTCTTACCTATCTGCTCATGGCAGAACGAGGAACTATGCTGGTAGCAGGAACCTTCGACAAGCTGGCAGGTGTTGGAAGTGTAGTCGGTGCCGGACTGATCCATGGTGGAGCAGCAGGTGCGTTATCTGCTGCGGGAAGTACAGTCACAGCCGGGGGTACCGGAGTCGCCGGAGCTGCAGGGTCGGCAGCGGGAACAGGTGCAGCGGCAGGAGGAAAGACTGCGGCAGCTACAGCGGCAAAACAGACCTTCTTGAAAACAGTAGCAGGAAAGATCACAATGGCGGCAGCAGGAGTGGCAGTAGCAGGTGGAGCAGCCGGAGTAACAATCTATAATCATAATAAGAATACTTGGCAGGATGCGTATACAGAAATAATAAAAGAATACAGACAGGAAATTGAGAATTATAGCTGGCAGACTTCACAAGTGAGGGAGAATGAACCGACGTTGGTAGGAGAATCCAGAGCGATTACTGTTGCTGATATTATGGGAGATGATACTCCTGAACTGATCTTTGCGGCACAGGATGAATCAGATCCGAATAAAGCTGATCTTCATATATATACATATATAGATAATGAAGCAATACAGGTCTATAGTGGAGAACTTGATACAAGGTCAGATGAGAATCGGGACAAATGGGGATCAGAAGGAACACCATATGTATTAGTTTGCACTAGAGAAGTTTCAGAAAATGGATGCCGGATGTATATACTTTGCAGCGATGGACAAAGTGATAATACAGAGATTGGTGTCATAGATAAGATGATAGAATTCGATGTGGCTACTTCTCGTGGAGATAGCTTACAACCGATTGTCTGGACCTGTCATGCAGAACAGGTGGGGGATGAAGAAACGGTGCCGGTTGCAGAACGGGATGGTATATCTGTGGCCTGGGAGGAATATCAGACAAAACGCGACGAAATATATCAAGAAGTGGATAGTGAGGTTCTGAAGAACATGGCGGCGACAGCTCCTTATGGCATATATGATCAGTTGGCAGATATTAACAGAGATTCGTCAGGAAATATAACGGCAGATCGAAATTTAGGAGGAGTAAGTGACGGATGTGAAATGTCCTATGCAGGTGCATTGAAATATTTTAAAGAGAGCAAATAA